From a region of the Acidimicrobiales bacterium genome:
- a CDS encoding DUF4386 family protein, translated as MTIIDSDSAQAAKAQRARWAGERAGGVAALTAAATFLFGIVLFVTSLADYTSGDPTVAESVAFVGQHQTALFVWYLVIFLVFGVALVPLAKALHARLAQGSPLLADLGAVFAFIWAGLMFATGMISNIGIQAITDLADTDPAGAEALWSSIDAITDGLGGGNELVGGMWILLVSLAAWSTGALPRALNIVGLLSAAGGLVTLVPGLSELGMLFGLGSIVWFTWVGVVLLRADPAT; from the coding sequence ATGACCATCATCGACTCCGATTCCGCACAGGCTGCGAAGGCCCAACGAGCCAGATGGGCTGGTGAGCGCGCAGGGGGTGTGGCCGCGCTGACGGCTGCAGCGACCTTCCTGTTCGGCATCGTGTTGTTCGTGACCAGCTTGGCCGACTACACCTCCGGCGACCCAACGGTGGCCGAGTCTGTAGCGTTTGTGGGTCAGCACCAGACTGCGTTGTTCGTCTGGTATCTGGTGATCTTCCTGGTCTTCGGGGTGGCGCTGGTGCCCCTGGCCAAGGCCCTTCATGCGAGGTTGGCCCAGGGCAGTCCGCTGCTGGCCGACCTGGGTGCGGTGTTTGCGTTCATTTGGGCCGGTCTGATGTTTGCCACCGGCATGATCTCCAACATCGGCATTCAGGCCATCACCGACCTGGCCGACACCGACCCTGCCGGCGCCGAAGCGCTGTGGTCCAGCATCGACGCCATCACCGACGGGCTCGGAGGTGGCAACGAGCTGGTCGGCGGGATGTGGATACTGCTCGTCAGCCTCGCAGCGTGGTCGACCGGTGCGTTGCCCCGGGCGCTCAATATCGTCGGTCTGCTCAGCGCAGCCGGAGGTTTGGTGACGCTGGTGCCGGGCCTGTCCGAACTGGGAATGTTGTTCGGCCTCGGTTCGATCGTGTGGTTCACCTGGGTGGGCGTAGTGCTGCTGCGGGCCGATCCTGCCACCTGA
- a CDS encoding class I SAM-dependent methyltransferase, whose amino-acid sequence MADSELEGEHSRAFEFFVSVYGTLPRAGPGGDEYTLEALRHVAGPGARTVLDLGCGPGAQTIALARAMPQATIIAVDVLPQMVDEANRRIALEGEAGRVRAVVGDMAEPDAAPGSQDLVWCESAIYNVGITEALQAWRPLLADGGVVVFSEPTWLVDDPPAEIRDWWLAEYPAFCDRAGIEAKVAAAGFRVVATFDLPVDAWWDDYYAPMQERIRELRRDHPDDPIADEVASSAEHEIAQFVEFGHTYCYAFFVVEPV is encoded by the coding sequence ATGGCTGACTCTGAGCTGGAAGGCGAGCACTCCCGGGCATTCGAGTTCTTCGTGTCGGTGTATGGCACCCTTCCCCGCGCCGGCCCCGGCGGCGACGAGTACACGCTGGAAGCCCTTCGGCATGTGGCTGGCCCTGGGGCCAGGACGGTTCTGGACCTGGGCTGTGGTCCTGGTGCCCAGACCATCGCCCTGGCCCGGGCCATGCCCCAGGCGACCATCATCGCTGTGGATGTGCTCCCTCAGATGGTGGATGAGGCCAATCGCCGAATCGCGCTCGAGGGTGAGGCCGGCCGTGTCCGGGCGGTGGTGGGCGACATGGCCGAACCCGATGCAGCGCCAGGCAGCCAGGATCTCGTGTGGTGCGAGTCGGCGATCTACAACGTCGGCATCACCGAAGCCCTGCAGGCGTGGCGCCCGCTGCTGGCAGATGGTGGAGTGGTCGTGTTCAGCGAACCGACCTGGCTGGTCGACGATCCACCGGCCGAGATCCGCGATTGGTGGCTGGCCGAATACCCGGCATTCTGCGACCGAGCCGGCATCGAGGCAAAGGTCGCGGCCGCCGGGTTTCGAGTCGTCGCAACGTTCGACCTGCCCGTGGACGCGTGGTGGGACGACTATTACGCGCCGATGCAAGAGCGCATTCGCGAACTGCGCCGAGATCACCCCGATGACCCGATCGCCGACGAGGTTGCATCATCGGCCGAGCACGAGATCGCCCAGTTCGTCGAGTTCGGTCACACATACTGCTACGCGTTCTTCGTGGTAGAACCCGTCTGA